Proteins from one Corallococcus exiguus genomic window:
- a CDS encoding pyridoxamine 5'-phosphate oxidase family protein has product MTTTKSPQDVVEHLGKLIHGIKVAMMTTVDADGSLRSRPMWTYDKDFDGELWFFTNDHTHKVDEVQKDHHVSLAYSDPTRDRYVSVSGRCALIHDKAKAKELWNPALKAWFPQGLDDPNLALLRVSVEKAEYWDTPNSKMVQLVGFVKAVLTGDKYHPGDNQKLDRGAPRHN; this is encoded by the coding sequence ATGACGACGACGAAGAGTCCGCAGGACGTGGTGGAGCACCTGGGCAAGCTCATCCACGGCATCAAGGTCGCGATGATGACGACCGTGGACGCCGACGGCAGCCTGCGCAGCCGGCCGATGTGGACCTACGACAAGGACTTCGACGGGGAGCTGTGGTTCTTCACCAACGACCACACCCACAAGGTGGACGAGGTGCAGAAGGACCACCACGTCAGCCTCGCCTACTCAGACCCCACCCGGGACCGGTACGTGTCCGTCAGCGGCCGCTGCGCGCTGATCCACGACAAGGCCAAGGCCAAGGAGCTGTGGAACCCCGCCCTCAAGGCCTGGTTCCCCCAGGGTCTGGATGATCCGAACCTGGCCCTGCTGCGCGTCTCCGTCGAGAAGGCCGAGTACTGGGACACCCCCAACAGCAAGATGGTCCAGCTGGTCGGGTTCGTGAAAGCCGTCCTCACCGGCGATAAGTACCACCCGGGCGACAACCAGAAGCTCGACCGGGGCGCCCCCCGCCACAACTGA
- a CDS encoding aldo/keto reductase: MRPSRPPHPSRREVLVAGIGAALAQSLSALAQSPRMLTRPIPSSGEALPVIGMGTWQTFDVGGAANERAPLAQVLQKFFDSGARLIDSSPMYGRSEAVVGDLLKQSGQEKTPFLATKVWTRGKAEGAAQIQASLQKMGHGRMDLMQVHNLLDVDVHLPVLREMKAAKKIRYVGVTHYLRSAFDDLEKHIKGGKLDFVQLPYSLAMRDAEARLLPAAKEHGVAVLVMEPFDKGNLFRKMKGRPLPDWAAEFDCSSWAQFFLKFILGHPAVNCPIPATSDPAHLEDNVKAGFGRLPDEKLRARMVKLFES, encoded by the coding sequence ATGCGCCCGTCCCGTCCTCCCCACCCTTCCCGCCGCGAGGTCCTGGTGGCGGGCATCGGCGCCGCGCTCGCGCAGTCCCTCTCCGCCCTCGCCCAGAGTCCCCGCATGCTCACCCGCCCCATCCCCAGCTCCGGCGAAGCCCTGCCCGTCATCGGCATGGGCACCTGGCAGACCTTCGACGTCGGCGGCGCCGCGAACGAACGCGCGCCCCTGGCCCAGGTCCTCCAGAAGTTCTTCGACTCGGGAGCGCGCCTCATCGACTCGTCCCCCATGTACGGCCGCTCCGAGGCCGTCGTGGGCGACCTGCTGAAGCAGTCCGGCCAGGAGAAGACCCCGTTCCTCGCCACCAAGGTCTGGACGCGCGGCAAGGCGGAAGGGGCGGCGCAGATACAAGCGTCCCTCCAGAAGATGGGCCACGGCCGCATGGACCTGATGCAGGTGCACAACCTGCTGGACGTGGACGTGCATCTGCCCGTGCTGCGGGAGATGAAGGCCGCGAAGAAGATCCGCTACGTGGGCGTCACCCACTACCTGCGCAGCGCCTTCGACGACCTGGAGAAGCACATCAAGGGCGGCAAGCTGGACTTCGTGCAGCTGCCCTACTCGCTCGCGATGCGCGACGCCGAAGCGCGCCTGCTGCCCGCGGCGAAGGAGCACGGCGTGGCCGTGCTCGTCATGGAGCCCTTCGACAAGGGCAACCTCTTCCGCAAGATGAAGGGCCGCCCCCTGCCGGACTGGGCCGCGGAGTTCGACTGCTCCAGCTGGGCCCAGTTCTTCCTCAAGTTCATCCTGGGCCACCCCGCCGTGAACTGCCCCATCCCCGCCACGTCCGACCCCGCCCACCTGGAGGACAATGTGAAGGCGGGCTTCGGACGGCTCCCTGATGAGAAGCTGCGCGCGCGGATGGTGAAGCTCTTCGAGTCTTGA
- a CDS encoding GIN domain-containing protein, with translation MWKRLGVAALAAGLLSGCYFTDEVQGDGNTVTESRVATEFSTVENRGSMEVVIREGEVPDVKVTLDENLQHRVRTFVSPGNTLVIETDGSFAPRGPARVEILVPRMVGATQDGSGILRVEGFERVKEDVKLVAKGSGSLRFCGGVRTLDAKLSGSGNMELCAAGEGMAEWVDLSQSGSGDLKFEGAAKHVRARVDGSGFTTLKGVTNRLDAWLDGSGGIGASGLRAVDVNITSQGSGTVAAYVDGGGAVVVLDSSGNVDLYGHAQSTQLRVNGSGRVIWH, from the coding sequence ATGTGGAAGCGTTTGGGAGTGGCCGCGCTCGCGGCGGGACTGCTGTCCGGCTGCTACTTCACCGATGAGGTGCAGGGCGACGGCAACACCGTCACGGAGTCGCGCGTGGCGACCGAGTTCTCCACCGTGGAGAACCGGGGCTCGATGGAGGTGGTGATTCGCGAAGGTGAGGTGCCGGACGTGAAGGTCACGCTGGATGAGAACCTCCAGCACCGCGTGCGCACCTTCGTGTCGCCCGGAAACACGCTGGTCATCGAGACGGATGGCTCGTTCGCGCCCCGGGGCCCGGCGCGCGTGGAGATCCTGGTGCCGCGCATGGTGGGCGCGACGCAGGACGGCTCCGGCATCCTGCGCGTGGAGGGCTTCGAGCGGGTGAAGGAGGACGTGAAGCTGGTGGCGAAGGGCTCCGGCTCCCTGCGCTTCTGCGGCGGGGTGCGCACGCTGGATGCGAAGCTCAGCGGCTCCGGAAACATGGAGCTGTGCGCGGCCGGCGAAGGCATGGCCGAGTGGGTGGACCTGTCGCAGTCCGGCTCTGGCGACTTGAAGTTCGAGGGGGCCGCGAAGCATGTGCGCGCCCGGGTGGACGGCTCCGGCTTCACGACGCTCAAGGGCGTCACCAACCGGCTCGACGCCTGGTTGGATGGCAGCGGTGGTATCGGAGCCTCGGGCCTCCGGGCCGTGGACGTGAACATCACGTCGCAGGGCTCCGGCACCGTCGCCGCGTACGTGGACGGGGGCGGGGCGGTCGTCGTGCTCGACTCGTCTGGGAACGTGGACCTGTATGGCCATGCGCAGTCGACCCAGCTCCGGGTCAACGGCAGCGGCCGGGTCATCTGGCACTGA
- a CDS encoding GtrA family protein: MLALLSGDLSPSARIWTALAPALFAVAYFLVGLVLFCIRCAIKGIPRDEETLTRGKSVLVGFFLRHYFFWVIQPLWRVLLRSGLPANALSMLSGLLGVSSGVAVAAGRFALGGWLFLLAGVLDVMDGRVARTRKEANPAGAALDSVLDRYVDSAILMGLAWYYRDTWVLLPALGALMGSSLVPYVRAKGEGLGVSVRDGAMQRLERVLFLGVGTALSPILEALFWPTEKHPMHWLAVAGLVFVAVLSNVTALARFRTLVRALTPKKPVKQRSGVALFGFNAAAGAIATAVDFVAVLGMVEWGGISPVWATVAGCVLGGVVNYSINRVITFRSQGAVAPQLARYTLVSATSALLNAGGVALLTLHPQLAYTLGWWLVRGVVYFAWNLPLQRDYVFNDNSDELLEQRPHAA, from the coding sequence ATGCTGGCCTTGCTCAGTGGAGACCTGTCCCCTTCGGCGCGCATCTGGACCGCGCTGGCGCCCGCGCTGTTCGCGGTCGCGTACTTCCTCGTGGGCCTGGTGCTCTTCTGTATCCGCTGTGCCATCAAGGGCATCCCGCGAGACGAGGAGACGCTGACGCGCGGCAAGTCGGTGCTGGTGGGCTTCTTCCTGCGCCACTACTTCTTCTGGGTCATCCAGCCGCTGTGGCGGGTGCTGCTGCGCTCGGGCCTTCCGGCCAACGCGCTGTCCATGCTGTCGGGCCTGCTGGGCGTGTCGTCCGGCGTGGCGGTGGCGGCGGGCCGGTTCGCGCTGGGCGGCTGGCTGTTCCTCCTGGCGGGCGTGCTGGACGTGATGGACGGCCGCGTGGCGCGCACCCGCAAGGAGGCCAACCCCGCGGGCGCGGCGCTGGACTCCGTGCTGGACCGGTACGTGGACTCCGCCATCCTGATGGGCCTGGCCTGGTACTACCGGGACACCTGGGTGCTGCTGCCCGCGCTGGGTGCGCTGATGGGCTCCTCGCTGGTGCCGTACGTGCGCGCCAAGGGTGAAGGCCTGGGCGTGAGCGTGCGCGACGGCGCGATGCAGCGGCTGGAGCGGGTGCTGTTCCTGGGCGTGGGAACGGCGCTGTCGCCCATCCTGGAGGCGCTGTTCTGGCCGACGGAGAAGCACCCCATGCACTGGCTGGCGGTGGCGGGCCTGGTGTTCGTGGCCGTCCTGAGCAACGTCACGGCGCTGGCGCGCTTCCGCACGCTGGTGCGGGCCCTGACGCCCAAGAAGCCGGTGAAGCAGCGCTCGGGCGTGGCGCTGTTCGGCTTCAACGCGGCGGCGGGCGCCATCGCCACGGCGGTGGACTTCGTGGCGGTGCTGGGCATGGTGGAGTGGGGAGGCATCTCCCCGGTGTGGGCCACGGTGGCCGGCTGCGTGCTGGGCGGCGTGGTGAACTACTCCATCAACCGGGTCATCACCTTCCGCAGCCAGGGTGCGGTGGCGCCGCAGCTGGCGCGCTACACGCTGGTGAGCGCGACCAGCGCGCTGCTCAACGCGGGCGGCGTGGCGCTGCTCACGCTGCACCCGCAGCTGGCGTACACGCTGGGTTGGTGGCTGGTGCGCGGCGTCGTGTACTTCGCGTGGAACCTGCCCTTGCAGCGCGACTACGTCTTCAACGACAACTCGGACGAGCTCCTGGAGCAGCGGCCCCATGCGGCGTGA
- a CDS encoding HPF/RaiA family ribosome-associated protein, translating into MKRALRITYRGMETSDTLNEHIRDQADKLEQFHDGITGCNVVVEEPHRHHAQGHHFHVRVELHVPGKDIVADREPLEFTAHADAYQAVTDAFEAARRQLQHHVDRQHAHHR; encoded by the coding sequence ATGAAGCGCGCACTGCGAATCACCTACCGGGGCATGGAAACGAGCGACACCCTCAACGAGCACATCCGCGACCAGGCGGACAAGCTGGAGCAGTTCCACGACGGCATCACCGGCTGCAACGTGGTGGTGGAGGAACCGCACCGCCACCACGCCCAGGGGCACCACTTCCACGTCCGCGTGGAGCTGCACGTGCCGGGGAAGGACATCGTCGCGGACCGGGAGCCTCTGGAGTTCACGGCCCACGCGGATGCCTACCAGGCCGTCACCGACGCGTTCGAAGCCGCGCGGCGCCAGCTTCAGCACCACGTGGATCGCCAGCACGCGCACCACCGCTAG
- a CDS encoding inositol-3-phosphate synthase has translation MENKKKVAKPEGKLAVLIPGLGAVSTTLMAGVELARQGKGAPIGSLTQMGTARLGKRTDGRTVKLKELVPLATLEDVVFGAWDIISEDAYQVAVRSGVLTDKHLEQVKPFLQGIKPKPGVHDPEFVRRIAANHIKATKTHRESIEAIRQDIRDFKKELNAKRAVMVVCSSVETFRPLPEAFQTLANFEKALDANSPDINPTALYTYAAIKEGVPFANGTPNASVDTPALQEMAKLEGVPVAGRDLKSGQTMMKTVIAPALKARMLGLEGWFSTNILGNRDGEVLDDPQAFKAKEVTKSSVLDTILQPDLYPELYNKYSHKVSIHYYPPRGDAKEGWDNIDITGWLGYPMQIKVNFLCRDSILAAPLVLDIALFLDLAKRMEWRGIQEWMSFYFKSPMAHPGLPVEHDLFIQLTKLKNTLRVVAGEEPITHLGLDYYGDDLPLAR, from the coding sequence ATGGAGAATAAGAAGAAGGTCGCGAAGCCCGAGGGCAAGCTGGCGGTGCTCATCCCGGGCCTGGGCGCGGTTTCCACCACGCTGATGGCGGGTGTGGAGCTGGCGCGGCAGGGCAAGGGCGCCCCCATTGGCTCGCTCACGCAGATGGGCACGGCCCGCCTGGGCAAGCGCACCGACGGCCGCACCGTGAAGCTCAAGGAGCTGGTGCCGCTGGCCACGCTGGAAGACGTCGTCTTCGGCGCGTGGGACATCATCAGCGAGGACGCCTACCAGGTGGCCGTGCGCTCGGGCGTGCTGACCGACAAGCACCTGGAGCAGGTGAAGCCCTTCCTCCAGGGCATCAAGCCGAAGCCGGGCGTGCATGATCCGGAGTTCGTGCGCCGTATCGCGGCCAACCACATCAAGGCCACGAAGACGCACCGCGAGAGCATCGAGGCCATCCGCCAGGACATCCGGGACTTCAAGAAGGAGCTCAACGCCAAGCGCGCCGTGATGGTGGTGTGCAGCAGCGTGGAGACCTTCCGCCCGCTGCCGGAGGCCTTCCAGACGCTGGCCAACTTCGAGAAGGCGCTGGACGCCAACAGCCCGGACATCAACCCCACGGCGCTCTACACCTACGCGGCCATCAAGGAAGGCGTGCCGTTCGCCAACGGGACGCCGAACGCCTCCGTGGACACGCCGGCGCTGCAGGAGATGGCCAAGCTGGAGGGCGTGCCCGTCGCGGGCCGTGATCTCAAGAGCGGCCAGACGATGATGAAGACGGTCATCGCGCCCGCGCTCAAGGCGCGCATGCTGGGCCTGGAGGGGTGGTTCTCCACCAACATCCTGGGCAACCGCGACGGCGAGGTGCTGGATGATCCCCAGGCCTTCAAGGCCAAGGAAGTGACCAAGTCGAGCGTGCTCGACACCATCCTGCAGCCGGACCTGTACCCGGAGCTGTACAACAAGTACTCGCACAAGGTGTCGATCCACTACTACCCGCCCCGCGGCGACGCGAAGGAGGGTTGGGACAACATCGACATCACCGGGTGGCTGGGCTACCCGATGCAGATCAAGGTCAACTTCCTCTGCCGCGACTCCATCCTGGCGGCGCCGCTGGTGCTGGACATCGCGCTGTTCCTGGACCTGGCCAAGCGGATGGAGTGGCGGGGCATCCAGGAGTGGATGTCCTTCTACTTCAAGAGCCCCATGGCCCACCCGGGTCTGCCGGTGGAGCACGACCTGTTCATCCAGCTGACCAAGCTGAAGAACACGCTGCGCGTCGTCGCGGGCGAAGAGCCCATCACCCACCTGGGGCTGGACTACTACGGGGATGACCTCCCGCTCGCCCGCTAA
- a CDS encoding S41 family peptidase: MHLFLLVGGLLTAAPSPYLDSRTTGAAYCYDPESPVLHEAFRRPKPTPDTRVDSAALAEDVRFLHQVLRTTYSGWPELLAHRTFDPDAFFRDWSAKVAASGPTVSFQDGVLTPTIAVREALTDNHFGPSGLLSMLREEPRLAFREYQADAPPGLQLTSCDANTVEGAQADTLRVAPVLKPDGSRAQRLTVSARGGGDARTLRCGDTSLPLKVRPPRPAREFAPKDIYTYEPKGDVGIITLRRFSGPPEAEAGLRQFVADAPKHRKHKLLVFDLRGNSGGNDGYVYEWLDTMVRGPWFSSGEVWMHGAFFPCFEWNSRVQRQAMDGRLDTPEAKVEREAIRPKWPVTPEPSRPVFDSGRAEGHAKTPFTGRIVVLVDRDSASSGESGAYALHRATGAPLVGERTGGFLTYGNAPGFVLPRTGFAWVVPTKRNYFADPVEGVGHAVQVYLDAEELGRPVAELLPRLRKLP; encoded by the coding sequence ATGCATCTCTTCCTCCTCGTGGGAGGCCTGCTGACGGCGGCCCCCTCCCCGTACCTGGACTCGCGGACCACCGGCGCCGCGTATTGCTACGACCCGGAGAGCCCTGTGCTGCACGAGGCCTTCCGCCGCCCGAAGCCCACGCCCGACACGCGCGTGGACAGCGCCGCGCTGGCGGAGGACGTGCGCTTCCTGCATCAGGTACTGCGCACCACGTACTCAGGCTGGCCGGAGCTGCTCGCGCACCGCACCTTTGATCCGGATGCCTTCTTCCGGGATTGGAGCGCGAAGGTGGCCGCATCCGGGCCCACCGTGTCCTTCCAGGACGGCGTGCTTACGCCGACCATCGCCGTCCGCGAGGCGCTGACGGACAACCACTTCGGTCCGTCCGGCCTCCTGAGCATGCTGCGCGAGGAGCCACGGCTCGCCTTCCGCGAGTACCAGGCCGACGCACCTCCGGGACTCCAACTCACGTCCTGTGACGCGAACACCGTGGAGGGCGCGCAGGCGGACACACTGCGGGTGGCGCCGGTGCTGAAGCCGGATGGCTCCCGCGCACAGCGGCTCACTGTTTCCGCGCGAGGCGGAGGTGATGCACGGACGCTCCGCTGCGGCGACACGTCGCTGCCGCTCAAGGTCCGTCCGCCGCGTCCGGCCCGTGAGTTCGCGCCGAAGGACATCTACACATACGAGCCGAAGGGCGACGTGGGCATCATCACCCTCCGCCGCTTCTCAGGCCCGCCAGAAGCGGAGGCCGGGCTGCGCCAGTTCGTCGCGGACGCGCCGAAGCACCGCAAGCACAAGCTGCTGGTGTTCGACCTCCGAGGCAACAGCGGCGGCAACGACGGCTACGTCTACGAGTGGCTGGACACGATGGTGCGCGGGCCGTGGTTCTCCTCCGGCGAGGTGTGGATGCACGGCGCCTTCTTCCCGTGCTTCGAATGGAACTCGCGCGTGCAGCGGCAGGCGATGGATGGACGGCTGGACACGCCGGAAGCAAAGGTCGAACGTGAAGCCATCCGGCCGAAGTGGCCCGTGACGCCGGAGCCCTCGCGGCCCGTGTTCGACAGCGGCCGCGCGGAAGGCCATGCGAAGACGCCCTTCACCGGGCGCATCGTGGTGCTGGTGGACCGGGACTCCGCGTCCTCGGGAGAGAGCGGCGCCTACGCGCTGCACCGCGCCACGGGAGCGCCGCTGGTGGGCGAGAGGACCGGAGGTTTCCTCACCTACGGCAACGCGCCTGGCTTCGTGCTGCCGCGCACGGGTTTCGCGTGGGTGGTGCCCACCAAGCGCAATTATTTCGCCGACCCCGTGGAGGGCGTGGGACACGCCGTGCAGGTGTATCTGGACGCGGAGGAGCTGGGGCGGCCAGTAGCGGAGCTGCTGCCTCGCTTGCGCAAGCTGCCGTGA
- a CDS encoding zinc-dependent alcohol dehydrogenase family protein: MAGTMRAMVLHASGQRLRQEERPIPEPGPEQVLLKVHACAVCRTDLHVVDGELTRPKLPLVPGHEIVATVVATGARVEGFAPGRRVGVPWLGWSCGQCRFCRSGRENLCDTARFTGYDIDGGFAEYTVADARFCFPLPPSYRDVEAAPLMCAGLIGYRSLRMAGEGPRLGLYGFGAAAHILIQVARHQGRRVHAFTREGDARGQAFARELGAVWAGSSDTPPPEPLDAAILFAPVGALVPAALKAVDKGGVVVCGGIHMSDIPSFPYSVLWEERVVRSVANLTRQDAMDFLALAPRVPVRTEVQVFPLSAANEALQALREGRVRGAAVLDMTVAE, from the coding sequence ATGGCAGGGACCATGCGGGCGATGGTGCTCCACGCATCCGGACAGCGCCTGCGGCAGGAGGAGCGGCCCATTCCGGAGCCCGGGCCGGAGCAGGTGTTGTTGAAGGTGCACGCCTGCGCGGTGTGCCGCACGGACCTGCACGTGGTGGATGGAGAGCTGACGCGCCCGAAGCTGCCGCTGGTGCCGGGCCACGAAATCGTGGCCACGGTGGTGGCGACGGGCGCGCGGGTGGAAGGCTTCGCCCCCGGGCGGCGCGTGGGCGTGCCGTGGTTGGGGTGGAGCTGCGGGCAGTGCCGCTTCTGCCGCTCCGGCCGGGAGAACCTCTGCGACACGGCGCGCTTCACCGGCTACGACATCGACGGGGGCTTCGCGGAGTACACCGTCGCGGATGCGCGCTTCTGCTTCCCGCTGCCGCCGTCGTACCGCGACGTGGAGGCCGCGCCGCTGATGTGCGCGGGGCTCATCGGCTACCGCAGCCTGCGCATGGCGGGAGAGGGCCCCCGGCTGGGGCTGTATGGCTTTGGCGCCGCCGCGCACATCCTCATCCAGGTGGCGCGGCACCAGGGGCGCCGCGTGCATGCCTTCACTCGCGAGGGTGACGCCAGGGGCCAGGCCTTCGCGCGGGAACTGGGCGCGGTGTGGGCGGGGAGCTCGGACACGCCGCCGCCGGAGCCGCTGGACGCGGCCATCCTCTTCGCTCCCGTGGGCGCGCTGGTGCCCGCCGCGCTGAAGGCCGTGGACAAGGGCGGCGTGGTGGTGTGCGGCGGCATCCACATGAGTGACATCCCGTCCTTCCCTTATTCGGTGTTGTGGGAGGAGCGCGTGGTGCGCTCGGTGGCGAACCTCACGCGTCAGGACGCGATGGACTTCCTGGCGTTGGCGCCGCGAGTTCCCGTGCGCACGGAGGTCCAGGTGTTTCCCCTGTCCGCCGCGAACGAGGCGCTCCAGGCCCTGCGCGAAGGCCGCGTGCGAGGGGCCGCGGTCCTGGACATGACGGTGGCGGAGTAG
- a CDS encoding DUF1360 domain-containing protein, which produces MKALQETGPFAGYDSDHHPLGSYAALIGTFSTSLVGFLGWMNASGRRLPERLGWKDLALFGVATHAVTRLVALDRVFSVFRAPFTRYESDSTAGEVVETARGEGPRRALGELLDCPFCLTPWVAAGFMVASTVRPRETRFVASVFALSAASFFLHRAYERVGEGLHRTRAQARILEKEQKKDSDAGMQFPGRGPQVVEPGRAPIPSPS; this is translated from the coding sequence ATGAAAGCGCTTCAGGAGACGGGACCGTTCGCTGGCTACGACTCGGATCACCACCCGCTGGGCTCGTACGCGGCGCTCATCGGGACGTTCAGCACGTCGCTGGTCGGCTTCCTGGGCTGGATGAATGCCTCCGGGCGTCGGTTGCCGGAGCGCCTGGGGTGGAAGGACCTGGCGCTGTTCGGCGTCGCGACGCACGCGGTGACGCGGTTGGTGGCACTGGACCGGGTCTTCAGCGTGTTCCGAGCACCGTTCACGCGCTACGAGTCCGACAGCACCGCGGGCGAGGTGGTGGAGACCGCGCGTGGTGAGGGCCCACGGCGCGCGCTGGGCGAGCTGCTGGACTGCCCCTTCTGTCTGACGCCGTGGGTGGCCGCGGGCTTCATGGTGGCCTCGACGGTGCGCCCGCGTGAGACGCGCTTCGTGGCCTCCGTGTTCGCGCTCAGCGCGGCGTCCTTCTTCCTGCACCGGGCCTACGAACGGGTGGGCGAAGGGCTGCACCGCACCCGAGCGCAGGCGCGAATCCTGGAGAAGGAGCAGAAGAAGGACTCCGACGCGGGCATGCAGTTCCCCGGTCGTGGGCCGCAGGTCGTCGAGCCCGGCCGCGCACCCATCCCGTCTCCGAGCTGA
- a CDS encoding OprO/OprP family phosphate-selective porin → MKSAPLFTLALLASGTALAQEENYPRFTPTFVAEVDYRVHADDIEGHNGFNLARLRLGGRGQPVPWLVAVGTAEWAQEKPALLDAYVDLLVIDGLRFSVGYAKTPLFPAGRDQSIETLPIPELPLVTAAFWARRDLGAEVQWTPASLPLEGWLRLGNGSGSPLGNDNAQPSVDVRLDVRHSGVRVGAGAHVEDAFDRPGIGGRGAQNFLFYRPPPVSGYRTVTEAHGRLDAGPVRVDVQAAAAWEHRSRDTDGNPATPRESLPTMSSQGLGVEASWVIRGMPRKGARWPEPLAGVGSEGIPSGSLELAARVERLWLGRGAPDVVPGGTTAGALAFHWWVTRFLGFGVAGYVNHYDTPPVEMPTRDWSYLALLRTTVSLQ, encoded by the coding sequence ATGAAGTCCGCTCCCCTGTTCACGCTGGCCCTGCTCGCGTCGGGAACCGCCCTGGCGCAGGAGGAGAACTACCCGCGCTTCACTCCCACCTTCGTGGCCGAGGTGGACTACCGCGTCCACGCGGACGACATCGAAGGGCACAACGGCTTCAACCTGGCGCGCCTGCGTCTGGGCGGGCGAGGCCAGCCCGTGCCCTGGCTGGTGGCCGTGGGCACGGCGGAGTGGGCGCAGGAGAAGCCCGCGCTGCTGGATGCGTACGTGGACCTCCTCGTCATCGACGGGCTGCGCTTCTCCGTGGGCTACGCGAAGACGCCGCTGTTCCCCGCCGGACGAGACCAGAGCATCGAGACGCTGCCCATCCCAGAGCTGCCGCTGGTGACGGCGGCGTTCTGGGCCCGGCGCGACCTGGGCGCGGAGGTGCAGTGGACGCCCGCGTCGCTGCCCCTGGAAGGCTGGCTGCGGCTGGGCAACGGCTCTGGCAGCCCGCTGGGCAACGACAACGCCCAGCCCTCCGTGGACGTACGCCTGGACGTGCGCCACTCCGGAGTCCGCGTGGGCGCGGGCGCGCACGTGGAGGACGCCTTCGACCGGCCCGGCATCGGCGGGCGAGGGGCGCAGAACTTCCTCTTCTACCGGCCGCCTCCGGTGTCCGGCTACCGCACCGTGACGGAGGCGCACGGGCGGCTGGACGCGGGGCCGGTGCGCGTGGACGTGCAGGCAGCCGCCGCGTGGGAGCACCGCTCGCGCGACACGGACGGCAACCCGGCCACGCCGCGCGAATCCCTGCCCACGATGAGCAGCCAGGGCCTGGGCGTGGAGGCGTCCTGGGTGATTCGGGGCATGCCGCGCAAGGGGGCGCGGTGGCCCGAGCCGCTCGCGGGCGTGGGCTCGGAGGGCATCCCCTCTGGCTCACTGGAGCTGGCCGCGCGCGTGGAGCGGCTGTGGCTGGGACGGGGCGCACCGGATGTGGTGCCCGGAGGCACCACGGCCGGCGCGCTGGCGTTCCACTGGTGGGTCACGCGATTCCTGGGCTTCGGCGTCGCGGGCTACGTGAACCACTACGACACGCCGCCCGTGGAGATGCCCACGCGCGACTGGTCGTACCTGGCGCTCCTGCGCACCACGGTCAGCCTGCAATGA
- a CDS encoding phosphatase PAP2 family protein — protein MTSRSPAKNDSAFKWLVTVMAAGHFTLVVSTGRVRWEHVAADLLLVVLAWAGAGPRRFLRGAFPLWLTGMILDSQALWLGVRGTIHTGDLWNLEKLLFPAPGGTHWPEWWSRHPNTPLDLLCGWAYAAYLYEVFLVALLFFFKKDVRFEQLCWAFFVVNAIGVVTYVIYPAAPPWYVLKYGPGLADLSAPPSPAGTARFDAFFGIHYFANFYAKNPNVFGAMPSLHAAYPLMMVLVLWHKGPAWRVGTILFALLVAFSAVYLTHHYVLDVLAGSIAAVVAFVVVRAVFARRAMEAPGVAPMTLPSGGNTRA, from the coding sequence ATGACCTCCCGCTCGCCCGCTAAGAACGACTCCGCGTTCAAGTGGCTCGTCACCGTCATGGCGGCGGGCCACTTCACGTTGGTGGTCTCCACCGGCCGCGTCCGGTGGGAGCACGTCGCGGCGGACCTGCTGCTGGTGGTGCTGGCCTGGGCCGGCGCCGGCCCGCGGCGGTTCCTCCGCGGGGCGTTCCCGCTGTGGCTCACCGGTATGATCCTGGACAGCCAGGCGCTGTGGCTGGGGGTGCGCGGCACCATCCACACCGGCGACCTGTGGAACCTGGAGAAGCTGCTGTTCCCCGCCCCGGGCGGCACGCACTGGCCCGAGTGGTGGTCGCGTCACCCCAACACACCGTTGGACCTGCTGTGCGGCTGGGCCTACGCGGCCTACCTCTACGAGGTCTTCCTCGTGGCGCTGTTGTTCTTCTTCAAGAAGGACGTGCGCTTCGAACAGCTGTGCTGGGCCTTCTTCGTGGTGAACGCCATTGGCGTGGTCACCTACGTGATCTACCCCGCGGCGCCCCCCTGGTACGTGCTGAAGTACGGGCCGGGACTCGCGGACCTGTCGGCGCCGCCCAGTCCGGCGGGCACCGCGCGCTTCGATGCCTTCTTCGGCATCCACTACTTCGCGAACTTCTACGCCAAGAACCCCAACGTCTTCGGGGCCATGCCGTCGCTGCACGCGGCCTACCCGCTGATGATGGTGCTCGTCCTCTGGCACAAGGGCCCCGCGTGGCGGGTGGGCACCATCCTGTTCGCGCTGCTCGTCGCTTTTTCCGCCGTGTATCTCACGCACCACTACGTCCTCGACGTGCTCGCGGGAAGCATCGCGGCGGTCGTGGCCTTCGTCGTCGTGAGGGCTGTCTTCGCAAGACGGGCCATGGAAGCGCCAGGAGTGGCGCCCATGACCCTGCCGTCTGGAGGGAACACCCGTGCATGA